Proteins from a single region of Procambarus clarkii isolate CNS0578487 chromosome 32, FALCON_Pclarkii_2.0, whole genome shotgun sequence:
- the LOC138370640 gene encoding ribosome biogenesis protein SLX9 homolog, with amino-acid sequence MGKVKRLRQKFHTSLAKERKSKESNDLPAPGILQLVPMVKKIESDEATASGNMFAGLQIKLGETENMPASKTVDTSDTRSMTSVSSNKQSRCTKKERRRQRHEEFMQKIDVIRASAKAERERKKREKTAIVGDMHPLLNALPSLEELIATSTSKTDVQASKKVKGTKKVKERQKDFISDVQMFMAIQEDPVYKNDPFGAVSKAIENRVLNAQEDS; translated from the exons ATGGGTAAAGTAAAAAGACTTAGACAGAAGTTCCATACTAGTTTGGCAAAGGAAAGAAAAAGCAAAGAAAGCAATGATCTTCCTGCTCCAGGGATTTTACAGTTGGTGCCTATGGTTAAGAAAATTGAAAGTGATGAAGCCACTGCCAG tGGTAACATGTTTGCAGGTTTACAGATCAAACTAGGGGAAACAGAGAACATGCCTGCCTCTAAAACTGTGGATACATCAGACACGCGTAGTATGACAAGTGTGTCCTCTAATAAGCAGAGTAGATGTACTAAGAAGGAAAGAAGAAGACAGAGACATGAGGAATTTATGCAAA AAATCGACGTCATCCGGGCTTCAGCAAAAGCCGAGAGGGAGCGCAAGAAGCGAGAGAAAACTGCCATTGTTGGGGATATGCATCCCTTGCTTAATGCTTTGCCCTCATTAGAAGAATTAATTGCTACTTCCACTAGTAAAACAGATGTGCAGGCATCAAAGAAAGTTAAAGGAACTAAGAAagtgaaagaaaggcaaaaagacTT CATATCAGATGTACAAATGTTTATGGCAATACAAGAAGATCCAGTCTACAAAAATGACCCGTTTGGTGCAGTTAGTAAGGCGATTGAAAACAGAGTATTAAATGCGCAAGAAGATTCTTGA
- the LOC123759459 gene encoding LOW QUALITY PROTEIN: glucose dehydrogenase [FAD, quinone] (The sequence of the model RefSeq protein was modified relative to this genomic sequence to represent the inferred CDS: substituted 2 bases at 2 genomic stop codons): MTQLSGALRMIPAALLRLLVASLLREAGDQLHDQSHDLSPAYDFIIVGGGSAGSVMAARLAEVAEWKVLLLEAGGQQPPESLVPALNVALFQSDVDWNFRSTPQKYSLKAFKNNSIPYPRGRTAGGSSSINSMIHVRGNRRDFDNWEALGNPGWRYDSVLKYFKKSEDFKECXIAKQVXIPRRGGPLTVENKRWNTPVAWSFLKAGKQLGFDVIDPNGPEQIGFSIIDVTMRNGRRWSTNDGYLKPAARISPNLHVALNAHVVKILFNEEKRAVGVSFEQGGKVRTVQALKEVVLSAGAVGSPHLLLLSGVGPAGHLHQHGIPVVADVAGVGQNLQDHPAVGGLVWTVKKGSSFNFLRLINPKNIHDFLRNAQGPVTSPIGTEGNAWVPSAVGDPLWPEIQLALVTGTPAQDRGLLAPQLLGYKDEVYKDYYGDILGEEGFTLVPVLNRPLSRGSLTLASPHPHHHPLINLNFFSHPDDVTTLVRGIKLALKVGATPAFTADHSAKFHDKVLSGCAHEKAYSDEYWECYVRHMATTAYHAAGTCRMGPPSDPLAVVDHRLRLRGVSGVRVVDTSIMPLVVSANTNAATIMIAEKAADHVKQDWGVPGS; encoded by the exons ATGACCCAGTTATCGGGGGCGCTGCGAATGATTCCTGCAGCGCTCCTGCGGCTGCTGGTGGCGTCCTTGCTGCGGGAGGCGGGCGACCAGCTCCACGACCAGTCCCACGACCTCTCACCGGCCTACGACTTTATCATTG tgggcgGCGGGTCGGCTGGGAGCGTGATGGCGGCGCGGCTGGCGGAGGTGGCGGAGTGGaaggtgctgctgctggaggccgGCGGCCAGCAGCCTCCGGAGAGTCTGGTTCCAGCCCTCAACGTCGCCTTGTTCCAGAGCGACGTCGACTGGAACTTCCGTAGCACTCCTCAGAAATACTCGCTTAAAGCCTTCAAAAATAAT AGTATACCATACCCCCGGGGGCGCACGGCTGGCGGTTCCTCCTCTATCAACTCCATGATCCACGTCCGTGGCAACCGGCGAGATTTCGATAATTGGGAGGCGCTAGGCAACCCCGGCTGGCGCTATGACAGCGTCCTCAAGTACTTCAAGAAATCAGAGGACTTTAAGGAGTGTTAAATAGCGAAACAGGTAT AAATACCACGGCGTGGCGGACCCCTGACCGTAGAGAACAAGCGCTGGAACACTCCGGTAGCCTGGTCCTTCCTCAAGGCCGGCAAGCAACTCGGCTTTGACGTCATAGACCCCAACGGTCCCGAACAAATTG GCTTCTCCATAATTGACGTGACCATGCGGAACGGGCGGCGATGGTCGACGAACGACGGATATCTCAAGCCTGCAGCCCGGATCAGTCCCAACCTGCACGTAGCCCTCAACGCCCACGTTGTCAAG ATACTGTTTAACGAGGAGAAGAGAGCGGTGGGTGTGAGTTTCGAGCAGGGAGGCAAG GTGCGTACAGTACAGGCGCTGAAGGAAGTGGTGTTGTCTGCTGGCGCTGTTGGCAGCCCACACCTGCTACTGCTGTCAGGTGTAGGACCTGCAGGACATCTCCATCAGCATGGC ATTCCGGTTGTGGCGGATGTGGCCGGGGTCGGCCAGAACCTGCAGGACCATCCTGCCGTGGGTGGCCTGGTCTGGACCGTGAAAAAGGGCTCCTCCTTCAACTTCTTAAGACTCATCAACCCGAAGAACATCCACGACTTCCTCCGCAACGCCCAGG GTCCGGTCACATCGCCAATAGGAACAGAGGGGAACGCTTGGGTGCCATCAGCAGTTGGTGACCCCTTATGGCCTGAGAtccagctggcacttgtcactggTACCCCGGCTCAGGACCGCGGCCTCCTCGCCCCGCAGCTTCTCGGCTACAAGGATGAG gtgtacaaggacTACTACGGAGACATCCTGGGCGAGGAGGGCTTCACGCTGGTGCCAGTGTTGAACCGACCTCTGAGCAGGGGCAGCCTCACCCTCGCCTCCccgcacccacaccatcaccctctcatcaacctcAACTTCTTCAGCCATCCGGATGACGTTACCACCTTGGTCAGAG GTATTAAACTGGCGCTGAAGGTCGGGGCGACTCCAGCATTCACCGCCGACCACTCAGCCAAGTTTCATGATAAG GTGCTGAGTGGATGCGCGCACGAGAAGGCGTACTCAGACGAGTACTGGGAGTGCTACGTGCGCCACATGGCCACCACGGCCTACCACGCCGCCGGCACCTGCAGGATGGGACCGCCCTCGGACCCCCTGGCCGTCGTCGACCACAGGCTCAG GCTGCGAGGCGTGTCTGGAGTGCGGGTGGTGGACACCTCCATCATGCCACTCGTGGTCTCCGCCAACACCAACGCCGCCACCATCATGATCGCCGAGAAGGCCGCCGACCACGTCAAGCAGGACTGGGGCGTCCCCGGGTCATAG